The Nocardia arthritidis genome has a window encoding:
- a CDS encoding flavin-containing monooxygenase gives MTEHLDVVIVGAGLSGIGAAYRLQTECSGKSYAILEARDSMGGTWDLFRYPGVRSDSDMFTLGYPFKPWRDAKSIADGPSILRYIKETAAENDIDRHIRYGTKVEAADWSSENARWTLTLARRDDSGAVVRSELTCNFIYACAGYYNYEHGYSPEFPGTETFSGRIVHPQFWPEDLDYAGKRVVVIGSGATAVTLVPAMAEQAELVTMLQRTPTWISAVPGRDKQADRIRELLPPKLAHRVIRTKNILFGIGFYQYCRRRPEAARKLLTGLTTRILGDEKLVAEHFTPTYNPWDQRLCAVPNADFFKAMKKDKAEVVTDRIETFVPEGIRLESGRTLAADVIITATGLDLLAFGGIGLRVDGKPVTLSERFVWQGTMLSGLPNFAICVGYTNASWTLRGDLTSRLVCKVLNYMDRKGFAAVVPEPKGKLTEHPLLDLTSGYIQRSIGDFPRQGSRHPWKVRQNYLLDSATTMRTDLSKTLMPVPRSGVREPVLSAAR, from the coding sequence ATGACCGAACATCTCGACGTCGTGATCGTCGGCGCAGGCCTGTCCGGAATCGGCGCCGCCTACCGGCTGCAAACCGAATGCTCCGGCAAGTCGTATGCCATTCTCGAAGCTCGCGATTCGATGGGCGGCACCTGGGATCTGTTCCGCTATCCCGGCGTTCGGTCCGACTCGGATATGTTCACCCTCGGCTACCCGTTCAAACCGTGGCGCGACGCCAAATCCATCGCCGACGGTCCGTCGATTCTGCGGTATATCAAGGAAACCGCCGCGGAGAACGATATCGACCGGCACATCCGGTACGGCACGAAGGTGGAGGCGGCCGACTGGTCCTCCGAAAATGCCCGCTGGACACTGACATTGGCGCGCCGCGACGATTCCGGCGCGGTGGTACGGAGCGAACTGACCTGCAACTTCATCTACGCGTGTGCGGGCTACTACAACTACGAACACGGATACTCACCCGAATTCCCGGGTACGGAAACGTTTTCCGGTCGTATAGTGCACCCGCAGTTCTGGCCGGAGGATCTGGACTACGCGGGCAAGCGGGTGGTGGTGATCGGCAGCGGCGCCACCGCGGTGACCCTGGTCCCCGCCATGGCGGAGCAGGCCGAGCTGGTGACCATGCTGCAGCGCACACCCACCTGGATCAGCGCCGTACCCGGCCGCGACAAGCAGGCCGACCGGATTCGGGAACTGCTGCCGCCCAAGCTGGCTCACCGCGTGATCCGGACCAAGAACATCCTGTTCGGCATCGGCTTCTACCAGTACTGCCGTCGCCGTCCAGAAGCGGCGCGAAAGCTGCTGACCGGCTTGACGACTCGAATTCTCGGTGATGAAAAGCTGGTCGCGGAACATTTCACGCCGACATACAACCCATGGGATCAGCGCCTGTGCGCCGTCCCGAACGCCGACTTCTTCAAGGCCATGAAGAAGGATAAGGCGGAGGTTGTCACCGACCGAATCGAAACCTTTGTGCCAGAAGGGATCCGGCTCGAATCCGGGCGCACGCTCGCGGCGGATGTCATCATCACCGCGACCGGGCTGGACCTGCTCGCCTTCGGCGGTATCGGACTCCGGGTGGACGGTAAGCCGGTGACCCTGTCCGAGCGATTTGTCTGGCAGGGCACGATGCTGTCCGGCCTGCCCAACTTCGCCATCTGCGTCGGCTACACCAACGCCTCATGGACGCTGCGCGGCGACCTGACCTCGCGGCTGGTGTGCAAGGTGCTGAACTATATGGACCGCAAGGGTTTCGCCGCCGTCGTGCCCGAGCCCAAGGGCAAACTCACCGAACATCCGCTGCTGGATCTGACCTCCGGCTATATCCAGCGCTCGATCGGCGATTTCCCGCGCCAGGGCAGCAGGCATCCGTGGAAGGTGCGGCAGAACTATCTGCTCGATTCGGCCACGACCATGCGCACCGACCTGAGCAAGACCCTTATGCCCGTGCCGCGTTCAGGTGTCCGGGAACCGGTGCTGTCCGCGGCGCGGTGA
- a CDS encoding ubiquinol-cytochrome c reductase iron-sulfur subunit, which produces MSERDMRRYVGALLRGRRPHDFRPDPAEAEELRAAIELRAARGDDTPDPDFVDRLGDRLAESLDPPDTLPDKRFSGRRRQFIAGTSIAAAAAAAGVVTDRVVTATPGPSREVAATLVPTNGTWLAIAASSDVTEGMTRPFDVGTVTGFVRRVRGAIVGVSGVCTHQGCRLWFDSVDDRLRCPCHSTSFTVTGQVLTHQLPVSPAPLPQLQVRENAGVIEVFAPAKPA; this is translated from the coding sequence ATGAGCGAGCGGGATATGCGCCGATACGTCGGCGCACTGCTGCGCGGGCGCAGGCCGCACGACTTCCGGCCCGACCCGGCCGAGGCCGAGGAGCTCAGGGCCGCAATCGAATTACGGGCCGCACGCGGTGACGACACACCGGACCCGGACTTCGTCGACCGGCTCGGCGACCGACTGGCCGAGTCGCTCGATCCGCCGGATACATTGCCGGACAAGCGGTTCAGCGGAAGGCGCAGGCAGTTCATCGCCGGCACATCGATCGCGGCGGCGGCCGCGGCCGCAGGGGTCGTGACCGATCGGGTCGTCACCGCGACACCGGGACCGTCGCGGGAGGTCGCCGCAACGCTGGTGCCGACCAACGGCACCTGGCTGGCGATCGCGGCGAGTTCCGATGTGACGGAAGGGATGACGCGCCCGTTCGACGTCGGCACCGTGACCGGATTCGTGCGCAGGGTGCGCGGCGCGATCGTCGGGGTCTCCGGTGTGTGCACCCATCAGGGCTGCCGCCTGTGGTTCGACAGCGTCGACGACAGGCTGCGCTGCCCGTGCCATTCCACCTCCTTCACGGTGACCGGCCAGGTGCTCACCCACCAGCTGCCCGTCTCCCCGGCGCCGCTGCCGCAGCTGCAGGTCCGCGAGAACGCCGGCGTGATCGAGGTTTTCGCACCGGCCAAACCCGCATGA
- a CDS encoding RNA polymerase sigma factor has protein sequence MQGHARSGSTPDPRPGRELRVVAADAYADWNAVYQDNVGWVYRLMFAKVGNRPDAEDLTAEVFLAALRPLRVSASIPEVRTYLRATAKTVLAEHWRQRLGVELTAIETDLPMTDEPDPVVSDAPERARKVLERLPDRYRRILELRFLQAYSIKEAAAELGVTMVNARVLQHRALRMAAKVEEMG, from the coding sequence ATGCAGGGACACGCGCGGTCCGGGAGCACGCCGGACCCGAGACCCGGGCGAGAGCTGCGGGTGGTGGCGGCGGATGCGTACGCCGACTGGAACGCGGTCTACCAGGATAATGTCGGCTGGGTGTACCGGCTGATGTTCGCCAAGGTCGGCAACCGGCCCGATGCCGAGGACCTGACCGCCGAGGTTTTCCTCGCGGCATTGCGCCCTCTGCGGGTTTCGGCGAGCATTCCCGAGGTGCGGACCTACCTGCGCGCCACCGCGAAAACGGTGCTGGCCGAACATTGGCGCCAGCGCCTCGGCGTCGAACTCACCGCGATCGAGACGGATCTGCCGATGACCGACGAGCCGGATCCGGTGGTGAGCGACGCCCCGGAGCGCGCGCGGAAGGTACTGGAACGGCTGCCCGACCGCTACCGTCGAATCCTGGAATTGCGCTTCCTACAGGCGTATTCGATCAAGGAGGCGGCGGCCGAGCTCGGCGTCACCATGGTCAACGCACGGGTACTGCAGCATCGGGCGCTGCGGATGGCGGCAAAGGTCGAGGAGATGGGTTAG
- a CDS encoding DUF4345 domain-containing protein, translating into MTIAVIAVVGLSFLAMGIHAIAAPAMLVRPFGIRLDQAVSRAEVRAVYGGFGFAMAAVLALAAFHPGSLRTGITVTVAAALGGMAFGRLLSALLGDRTPFYPNWFYCAVESIAAAALLLTDYR; encoded by the coding sequence GTGACCATCGCCGTCATCGCCGTCGTCGGCCTGTCCTTCCTCGCGATGGGTATCCACGCCATCGCCGCACCCGCAATGCTGGTCCGGCCCTTCGGAATTCGCCTGGATCAGGCGGTGTCCCGCGCCGAGGTGCGCGCCGTCTACGGCGGATTCGGCTTCGCGATGGCGGCCGTTCTCGCCCTCGCCGCATTCCACCCCGGTTCGCTGCGCACAGGCATCACGGTCACCGTCGCCGCCGCCCTCGGCGGCATGGCATTCGGCCGCCTCCTGTCCGCGCTGCTCGGCGACCGAACCCCCTTCTACCCCAATTGGTTCTACTGTGCCGTCGAATCCATCGCCGCCGCAGCCCTCCTACTCACCGACTACCGCTAG
- a CDS encoding AraC family transcriptional regulator, producing MTDADGCALPRTCYPTVWIWPGHALYAGPALDLAPHSGSVWCLAVGVDGPITVRGAGEEQTVRSALIPPRLTHQLVCHGGRMVFCYLDPSSDHAESVIRQMVRQHAKIGAQHGREALLIAGARALCTHGSDAAAGRWLELAAPTTARHIDPRIDEVIRRIRERPADTASARELAAGVALSESRFLHLFRAATGTSLRRYRLWHRFLFAATYLTDGQTLTAAAAAAGFASPSHLADRFRATFGLAATQLLGTGVTLRPLGSEVLCRDEWER from the coding sequence GTGACGGATGCGGACGGGTGCGCGCTTCCGCGAACCTGCTACCCGACGGTGTGGATATGGCCTGGTCATGCCCTTTATGCCGGGCCCGCGCTCGATCTTGCCCCGCATTCGGGATCGGTATGGTGTCTTGCCGTCGGCGTCGACGGGCCGATCACGGTACGCGGCGCGGGCGAGGAGCAGACCGTCCGCAGCGCGTTGATCCCGCCTCGGTTGACCCATCAACTGGTCTGCCATGGCGGCAGGATGGTCTTCTGCTATCTCGACCCGAGCTCCGATCACGCGGAATCCGTTATCCGGCAAATGGTTCGGCAGCACGCGAAGATCGGCGCACAACACGGTCGCGAGGCCCTGCTGATCGCCGGTGCCAGGGCACTGTGCACGCACGGCTCCGACGCGGCGGCGGGGCGGTGGCTAGAGCTGGCCGCGCCGACAACCGCACGTCATATCGATCCGCGGATCGACGAGGTCATACGGCGTATCCGGGAACGACCCGCCGACACCGCCTCCGCACGCGAACTCGCGGCAGGCGTGGCACTTTCGGAATCCCGCTTCCTCCACCTGTTTCGCGCGGCGACGGGCACGAGCCTGCGCCGATATCGGTTGTGGCACCGATTCCTGTTCGCCGCCACCTATCTCACCGATGGACAGACGCTGACCGCGGCGGCCGCGGCGGCTGGGTTCGCGAGCCCATCGCACCTGGCCGACCGCTTCCGCGCCACCTTCGGGCTCGCCGCCACCCAGTTGCTCGGCACGGGTGTCACGCTGCGGCCGTTGGGGAGCGAAGTATTGTGCAGGGACGAGTGGGAGCGGTGA
- a CDS encoding cytochrome P450: MTIGTAARGRHAEHETFRGGVRKAELPGGQEVWVVSGYDEVAGLLADSRLSLDKRNSGGGYTGFGLPAALDRNLLNMDGDTHGRVRRLAAPAFSRRSAESLRSAVNRITASVFEALPDKDSDAVDLMEKLCTPVPALVIAELLGAPSDLYAGMREVANAMMTFDARSKSSGQRLMAAIGWCTTTITELVAAKREQSGDDLLSSWIRARDDEDRLSEDELVSLAFLLLLAGLENAALLTGELIAALLETEDRRTIIADWPNRRAELIERHNPLPFAIRRFAVTDLTFGEHTIPKGGTVLLSLFGADSDPARNGRPSLMFGRGPHYCLGAQVTDLIVDAVVPAFCTRYPDARLAIPAADLVYRESWRSHGLAELPVRLSAQPI; this comes from the coding sequence GTGACGATCGGGACGGCGGCGCGGGGGCGGCATGCGGAGCATGAGACGTTTCGTGGGGGTGTGCGGAAGGCGGAGCTGCCTGGGGGGCAAGAGGTTTGGGTTGTCTCGGGCTATGACGAGGTTGCCGGGCTGCTGGCCGATTCGCGGTTGAGTTTGGACAAGCGGAATTCCGGTGGCGGGTATACCGGTTTCGGCCTGCCCGCGGCGCTTGATCGCAATCTGCTGAATATGGACGGCGATACTCATGGTCGGGTGAGACGGCTTGCCGCACCGGCGTTTTCGCGTAGGTCCGCCGAATCGCTGCGGTCCGCCGTCAACCGGATTACGGCGAGTGTTTTCGAGGCGCTGCCCGACAAGGACAGTGACGCAGTCGATTTGATGGAAAAGCTGTGCACGCCGGTTCCCGCGCTGGTAATCGCGGAACTGCTCGGCGCACCGAGCGATCTGTACGCGGGTATGCGCGAGGTAGCCAACGCGATGATGACCTTCGACGCGCGATCGAAGTCTTCGGGCCAGCGTTTGATGGCCGCGATCGGCTGGTGCACAACCACAATCACCGAACTCGTGGCCGCCAAGCGGGAGCAGTCGGGCGACGATCTGCTCAGCTCCTGGATTCGTGCGCGCGACGACGAGGACCGACTATCCGAGGACGAGTTGGTTTCGCTGGCCTTTCTACTGCTGTTGGCAGGCTTGGAAAACGCGGCATTGCTGACCGGCGAACTGATCGCCGCCCTACTCGAAACCGAAGACCGCCGGACAATCATCGCCGACTGGCCGAACCGCCGCGCCGAACTGATCGAGCGGCACAACCCGCTCCCCTTCGCGATCCGCCGATTCGCCGTCACCGACCTGACTTTCGGTGAGCACACCATCCCGAAGGGCGGCACCGTCCTGCTTTCACTGTTCGGCGCGGATTCCGATCCGGCCCGAAACGGCCGCCCCAGCTTGATGTTCGGCCGCGGCCCGCACTACTGTCTCGGCGCGCAGGTCACCGATCTGATCGTCGATGCGGTGGTGCCCGCCTTCTGCACGCGCTATCCCGATGCGCGCCTTGCGATTCCGGCCGCGGACCTGGTGTACCGCGAGTCGTGGCGCTCGCACGGCCTCGCGGAACTACCCGTTCGGCTCAGCGCCCAGCCGATCTAG
- a CDS encoding AfsR/SARP family transcriptional regulator has protein sequence MRFVVLGEVQGWRGEAPLDLGPPQRRAVLAVLLLRVGKAVAAAELVEAIWGDQPVPRAIAALRTHVAQLRRALEPDRAARGRSTLLVSVGDGYALRIPPESIDVAEVERLVTAAQRLRPSDPAAARDALVAALSAWRGPALSGLPGPFAERQRSRLEQWRLAILEDRLALDIEIGRDAEAVTELGPLIEVYPLRERFRALLMTALYHSGRQAEALDAYAHARRALVEGIGVEPGPELTAVHEKILRAEMPAPGTPSRQAEPPPAQLPPDIADFTGRGDIVEALAAQLTNDGGAVAISAVGGMGGVGKTALALHVAHNIRDHFPDGQLYVNLHGVDPVPTPPGDAVGGFLRALGVPEGDIPPSVDERAALLRTRLSGKRMLLLLDNARDSAQLAPLLAGTPGTAVLITSRSALTELPAVRRTRLDVLAADEALTLLTRILGAQRVAAEADAARAMVAHCGYLPLAVRIVGARLAVRPRWTIESFATRLADERGRLALLRTGELGVEAAFRLGYGQLNAKQAKAFRTLALAEVPDLPVEGVAAMLGVAVDEAEQVCESLVDLSLLETTTPGRYRFHDLLRLFAREVADEDESDVVVRLLGYYLASVKNLLGVIDFSNTTRLLVPTAVPGRAFTDGSYGQAWNDTERPVVIALHKQAARIGGQALAVAADLAWVMAELMDVGTAARELAGALESLLDAAVRAGNPATERRIRVALGAILQVGLGEVAASLRHLRGVARLPVRDDADRRLSVLTDILLAIAERRLGNIDASRAHFADALRLAGVLGDRSMTALLLALVTRTHCEAGQYDDAMATAEQAIALARETSNPVALGWALHEYAATMSMRGEHVRAVELGNEAVRTAQRNGVRLWEGWARTRLAQVYLQAGELTKAEEQADAALRLLAKAADPIDRARAMALRAIVLSRRGLIGPAEREFREAAEIFQRAGLTPPTIGSLFSAGSPASTPE, from the coding sequence TTGCGTTTCGTAGTTCTTGGCGAGGTTCAGGGTTGGCGCGGGGAGGCGCCGCTGGATCTCGGACCACCACAGCGGCGCGCCGTATTGGCTGTGCTGTTGCTGCGCGTCGGCAAGGCGGTGGCGGCGGCGGAATTGGTCGAGGCGATCTGGGGTGACCAGCCGGTGCCGCGGGCCATCGCGGCACTGCGCACCCACGTCGCGCAGTTGCGGCGCGCGCTGGAACCCGACCGCGCCGCGCGCGGCCGGTCGACGCTGCTGGTTTCGGTCGGCGACGGCTACGCATTGCGAATCCCGCCGGAGTCGATCGATGTCGCGGAGGTCGAGCGGCTGGTCACGGCCGCGCAGCGGCTGCGCCCCAGCGATCCGGCCGCCGCGCGCGACGCGCTGGTCGCGGCGCTGTCCGCCTGGCGCGGGCCGGCGCTGAGCGGGCTGCCCGGCCCGTTCGCCGAGCGGCAGCGTTCCCGGCTGGAACAGTGGCGGCTGGCGATCCTGGAGGACCGGCTCGCGCTCGATATCGAGATCGGTCGCGATGCGGAGGCCGTCACCGAACTGGGTCCGCTCATCGAGGTGTATCCGCTGCGGGAACGGTTCCGGGCGCTGTTGATGACCGCGCTGTATCACAGTGGCCGCCAGGCCGAGGCGCTCGACGCGTACGCGCACGCCCGACGGGCGCTGGTGGAGGGCATCGGCGTCGAGCCGGGCCCGGAGCTCACCGCGGTGCACGAAAAGATCCTGCGCGCCGAAATGCCCGCGCCGGGAACACCATCGCGACAGGCCGAACCGCCGCCCGCCCAATTACCGCCCGATATCGCCGATTTCACCGGGCGCGGGGATATCGTCGAAGCCCTGGCCGCGCAGCTGACCAATGATGGTGGTGCGGTGGCGATTTCGGCGGTCGGCGGGATGGGCGGCGTCGGGAAGACCGCGCTCGCACTGCATGTCGCGCACAATATCCGCGACCACTTCCCTGACGGGCAACTGTATGTGAACCTGCACGGCGTCGATCCGGTGCCGACGCCGCCCGGTGACGCGGTCGGCGGCTTCCTGCGCGCACTCGGCGTGCCGGAGGGCGATATTCCACCCTCCGTCGACGAGCGCGCCGCACTGCTACGCACCCGGTTGTCCGGCAAGCGAATGCTGCTGCTGCTCGACAACGCAAGGGACAGCGCCCAACTCGCCCCGCTGCTGGCCGGGACGCCGGGCACCGCGGTACTGATCACCAGCCGTTCCGCACTCACCGAACTGCCCGCCGTGCGGCGCACCCGCCTCGACGTCCTCGCCGCCGACGAGGCGCTCACCCTGCTCACCCGGATACTCGGCGCGCAAAGGGTTGCGGCCGAGGCCGATGCGGCGCGCGCGATGGTCGCGCACTGCGGCTACCTGCCGCTCGCGGTGCGCATCGTCGGCGCCCGGCTCGCGGTGCGGCCGCGGTGGACCATCGAATCGTTCGCGACCCGGCTCGCCGACGAACGCGGCAGGCTCGCGCTGCTGCGCACCGGCGAACTCGGTGTGGAGGCGGCCTTCCGGCTCGGCTACGGTCAGCTGAATGCGAAGCAGGCCAAGGCCTTTCGCACCCTCGCTTTGGCCGAGGTGCCCGACCTGCCGGTGGAGGGGGTCGCCGCGATGCTCGGCGTCGCCGTCGACGAGGCCGAACAGGTCTGCGAATCCCTGGTGGATCTCAGCCTTTTGGAGACGACGACGCCGGGGCGGTACCGATTCCACGACCTGCTGCGGCTTTTCGCGCGCGAAGTGGCCGACGAGGACGAATCCGATGTGGTGGTGCGGCTGCTCGGGTATTACCTGGCCAGCGTCAAGAACCTGCTCGGGGTCATCGACTTCAGCAACACCACCCGCCTGCTGGTGCCGACCGCGGTGCCGGGACGCGCCTTCACCGACGGCTCCTACGGGCAGGCGTGGAACGACACCGAGCGTCCGGTGGTGATCGCCCTGCACAAGCAGGCCGCCAGAATCGGCGGGCAGGCGCTGGCGGTGGCGGCCGACCTGGCCTGGGTGATGGCCGAGCTGATGGATGTCGGAACCGCGGCGCGCGAACTGGCCGGCGCGCTGGAATCGCTGCTCGACGCGGCCGTCCGCGCCGGGAATCCGGCGACCGAGCGGCGGATCCGGGTGGCGCTCGGCGCCATTCTGCAGGTCGGGCTCGGCGAGGTCGCGGCGAGCCTGCGACATCTGCGCGGGGTGGCCCGGCTGCCGGTGCGCGACGACGCCGATCGCAGGCTCTCGGTGCTCACCGACATCCTGCTCGCCATCGCCGAACGCAGGCTCGGCAATATCGACGCCTCGCGGGCGCACTTCGCGGACGCGCTGCGGCTGGCCGGGGTTCTCGGCGACCGGTCGATGACCGCGCTGCTACTCGCCCTGGTCACCCGAACCCATTGCGAGGCAGGACAATACGATGACGCGATGGCCACCGCCGAGCAGGCGATCGCGCTCGCGCGCGAAACATCCAATCCGGTGGCGCTCGGCTGGGCGCTGCACGAATACGCGGCGACCATGTCGATGCGCGGCGAACACGTCAGGGCCGTCGAACTCGGCAACGAAGCGGTGCGGACGGCCCAGCGCAACGGCGTCCGGCTCTGGGAAGGTTGGGCGCGTACCCGCCTGGCTCAGGTGTATCTGCAGGCGGGTGAACTCACGAAAGCCGAGGAACAGGCCGACGCGGCACTGCGCCTGCTTGCGAAGGCGGCCGATCCGATCGACCGGGCGCGGGCCATGGCATTGCGCGCGATCGTGCTGTCGCGCCGCGGTCTGATCGGGCCGGCGGAGCGGGAATTCCGGGAGGCCGCGGAAATTTTCCAGCGGGCCGGGCTCACCCCGCCTACCATCGGAAGCCTGTTCAGCGCGGGTTCGCCCGCATCCACTCCCGAATAA
- a CDS encoding AraC family transcriptional regulator, whose protein sequence is MTVIRSAGLRGFRATVAELGGNAEELAAACGLPIAALDTDDLLVPDRAVGAVLELAARRLRCPDLGLRIAERQDLDMLGPLALAIRNSPTLADVLECSARYLYLHARSIKVSVEPDPYGDRGVIAIQYGLTPGLPPEVQGMDLGLAFVHHMIQRLVTENYGLRSVELSYRPLTALARYEDFYGAPVRIERPATALRVPKRLATQQLSGGDEKLHRLAMAFLAQQSGGRDASIVPQVRAAVQQLLGTSPPEIGSVAGLLMIHPRTLQRRLAAEGASFAVILDDTRRDAARRYLTTTDMPMSQVASLIGLAEQATFTRCCRRWWGTTPSAIRRTGIPAAS, encoded by the coding sequence ATGACGGTGATTCGATCGGCGGGCCTGCGCGGCTTCCGGGCCACCGTCGCGGAGCTGGGCGGCAACGCCGAGGAGCTGGCCGCGGCGTGCGGGCTGCCGATCGCCGCACTCGACACCGACGACCTGCTGGTCCCCGATCGCGCGGTGGGCGCGGTGCTGGAGCTGGCCGCCCGCCGGCTGCGCTGCCCCGACCTCGGCCTGCGCATTGCCGAGCGGCAGGATCTCGATATGCTCGGGCCGCTCGCCCTGGCGATCCGGAATTCGCCGACGCTGGCCGACGTGCTGGAATGCTCCGCACGGTACCTGTACCTGCACGCGCGATCCATCAAGGTCTCCGTCGAACCGGACCCGTACGGCGATCGCGGCGTGATCGCGATCCAGTACGGCCTGACGCCAGGATTGCCGCCCGAAGTGCAGGGCATGGATCTGGGGCTCGCGTTCGTACACCACATGATTCAGCGCCTGGTCACCGAGAATTACGGACTGCGCTCAGTGGAACTGTCGTATCGCCCGCTCACCGCGCTCGCCAGATATGAGGATTTCTACGGTGCGCCGGTGCGTATCGAGCGTCCGGCGACCGCCCTCAGAGTTCCGAAACGCCTGGCTACTCAGCAGCTTTCGGGCGGCGACGAGAAGCTGCACCGGCTGGCGATGGCGTTTCTGGCCCAGCAATCCGGCGGCCGGGACGCCTCCATCGTGCCGCAGGTGCGCGCCGCCGTGCAGCAGCTACTCGGCACCTCGCCGCCCGAAATAGGCAGTGTGGCAGGTCTTTTGATGATTCATCCGCGTACGCTACAGCGCCGCCTCGCCGCCGAGGGCGCCTCCTTCGCGGTGATCCTCGACGACACCCGGCGCGACGCCGCCCGCCGCTACCTGACCACAACCGATATGCCGATGAGCCAGGTCGCATCCCTGATCGGCCTCGCCGAACAGGCGACCTTCACCCGCTGCTGCCGACGCTGGTGGGGCACAACGCCTTCCGCCATCCGCCGCACCGGGATCCCCGCAGCCAGCTGA
- a CDS encoding cupredoxin domain-containing protein produces the protein MTPVRTRSRIAAAAFLGASSMLLIAACGGGSTPDKDAAPTIDFHQTAGPTPGFPGHGMTGMAPPAATAAAQAPSGAASPSAAPTAANAVNIQNFAFAPAKLTVPAGTTVTWTNKDEEPHTVAANDASFHSPGMGTNATYTFTFTKPGTYEYICTIHPFMHGTVVVTK, from the coding sequence ATGACACCCGTTCGCACCCGATCACGGATCGCCGCCGCCGCATTCCTCGGCGCATCGAGCATGCTGCTCATCGCCGCGTGCGGCGGCGGATCGACGCCGGACAAAGATGCGGCGCCCACCATCGATTTTCACCAAACTGCCGGTCCGACACCGGGATTCCCGGGCCATGGGATGACCGGCATGGCCCCGCCCGCGGCGACCGCCGCCGCGCAGGCGCCTAGCGGCGCGGCAAGCCCCAGCGCTGCGCCTACCGCGGCCAACGCGGTGAACATCCAGAACTTCGCATTCGCGCCCGCGAAGCTCACCGTGCCCGCCGGCACCACGGTGACCTGGACCAATAAGGATGAGGAGCCACACACCGTCGCCGCCAACGATGCCAGCTTCCACTCCCCCGGCATGGGCACCAACGCCACATACACCTTCACGTTCACCAAACCCGGTACCTACGAATACATCTGCACCATTCATCCGTTCATGCACGGCACCGTGGTGGTGACCAAATGA
- a CDS encoding metallophosphoesterase family protein: MIADDNDYDPRDPHAMTRRQLLRHSAWFGAAVGLSVIGGEVISQIAGAPPAVAARPDLRFAQISDSHLGFDGPANTDVTATFSEAIGQINALGYTPDFVIHTGDLTHLATPEQFDQVKQMLMDTNTPHVFTVPGEHDSIDDAGQKYRAAFGAGTRGDGWYSFDIAGVHIIGLVNTLNMKLLGHLGQDQLDFVQKDVAGLSSDTPIIVFSHVPLFAMYPEWGWGTDDATQALSYLRRFSSVTCLNGHVHQLFTKTEGNITFHSGTTTAYPLPKPGDGPAPKPVTLPAGKLHDALGIREVTFMRGSKQLALKEAPLR; this comes from the coding sequence ATGATCGCCGACGACAACGATTACGACCCGCGCGACCCGCATGCGATGACCCGGCGCCAGCTGCTGCGCCATTCCGCGTGGTTCGGTGCGGCAGTGGGACTTTCGGTGATCGGCGGCGAGGTGATCTCACAGATCGCCGGCGCACCGCCCGCCGTCGCCGCCCGGCCGGATCTGCGTTTCGCGCAGATCAGCGACAGCCACCTCGGCTTCGACGGCCCGGCGAACACCGATGTCACCGCGACATTCAGCGAGGCCATCGGACAGATCAATGCGCTCGGCTACACACCGGATTTCGTGATCCACACCGGCGATCTCACCCATCTGGCGACCCCGGAACAGTTCGATCAGGTGAAGCAGATGCTGATGGATACCAATACGCCGCACGTGTTCACCGTTCCGGGAGAACATGATTCGATCGACGACGCGGGCCAGAAATACCGCGCGGCGTTCGGGGCGGGCACCCGGGGCGACGGCTGGTACAGCTTCGATATCGCGGGCGTGCACATCATCGGGTTGGTGAACACGTTGAATATGAAGCTGCTCGGCCATCTCGGGCAGGATCAGCTGGATTTCGTGCAGAAGGATGTGGCCGGGCTGTCCAGCGATACGCCCATCATCGTCTTCAGCCATGTACCGCTGTTCGCGATGTATCCCGAATGGGGTTGGGGCACCGACGATGCCACCCAGGCGCTGAGCTACCTGCGCCGGTTCTCGTCGGTGACCTGCCTCAACGGCCATGTGCACCAACTGTTCACGAAAACCGAGGGCAACATCACCTTCCACAGCGGCACCACCACCGCCTATCCGCTGCCGAAGCCGGGCGACGGGCCCGCACCCAAACCGGTGACGCTGCCCGCCGGAAAGTTGCACGACGCATTGGGGATTCGCGAGGTCACCTTCATGCGCGGCAGCAAGCAACTGGCACTCAAGGAGGCGCCGCTGCGATGA